Proteins encoded by one window of Thermobaculum terrenum ATCC BAA-798:
- a CDS encoding Nramp family divalent metal transporter: protein MSDEHSSPYEVARKGQGTVSVSVEVLEGKRRRLSLAKLLPFLGPAFIASVAYVDPGNFATNIQAGAQYGYLLIWVIALSNIMAMLIQSLSAKLGIATGKNLPETIRDHAPKPVVWFMWIQAEVVAMATDLAEFLGAALGFYLLFGIDLFWAGILTGIVTFLILGLQRYGFRPLEAVITAFLAVIAACYVIELFLVKPDVGLIGQSLLRPRFSDTESVLLASGILGATVMPHVIYLHSSLTQNRIIPRNVQQAKRIYRFEIIDVVVAMGIAGFVNASMLVMAAGTFFHTGRSDVASIEQAYETLTPLLGGAASTIFAISLLASGLSSSAVGTMAGQVIMQGFISRKIPIWLRRLITMLPALVVIALGLDPTRTLVISQVVLSFGIPFALVPLLIFTSKRSIIGNHLVNNKFTTVLASIVAALIISLNVFLLYETLSQIIR, encoded by the coding sequence ATGAGTGATGAGCACAGCAGTCCATACGAAGTTGCAAGAAAGGGACAGGGTACAGTAAGCGTCTCCGTAGAGGTATTAGAAGGCAAACGCCGCAGATTATCCTTAGCGAAATTGTTGCCTTTCCTGGGTCCAGCATTTATAGCATCAGTTGCATACGTCGATCCTGGTAACTTTGCTACTAACATCCAGGCAGGGGCCCAGTATGGATACTTACTCATATGGGTCATAGCACTCAGCAACATCATGGCTATGCTAATACAATCGCTTTCTGCCAAGCTTGGAATAGCCACTGGCAAAAACCTGCCTGAGACTATAAGAGATCATGCACCTAAGCCTGTTGTGTGGTTTATGTGGATCCAGGCTGAGGTAGTTGCTATGGCTACAGATTTAGCAGAGTTCTTAGGAGCGGCGTTGGGATTTTATCTACTGTTTGGAATAGATCTGTTCTGGGCTGGAATACTAACGGGAATAGTTACCTTTCTTATACTAGGTTTGCAGCGCTACGGATTTCGCCCATTAGAAGCTGTAATCACTGCTTTCTTAGCTGTAATAGCTGCATGCTATGTAATTGAGCTCTTTCTTGTAAAGCCTGATGTGGGACTGATAGGACAATCCTTGCTGAGACCTAGGTTTTCTGACACCGAAAGCGTCCTACTTGCAAGCGGCATACTGGGAGCTACTGTAATGCCACACGTTATCTATCTGCATTCTTCTCTTACACAGAACCGAATAATCCCGCGTAATGTACAACAAGCCAAAAGAATTTACAGATTCGAGATTATAGATGTTGTAGTAGCTATGGGTATAGCCGGCTTCGTAAATGCCTCGATGCTGGTAATGGCAGCGGGAACATTCTTCCATACAGGCAGAAGTGATGTAGCAAGCATAGAGCAAGCCTATGAAACCCTTACTCCATTGTTGGGTGGAGCTGCTAGCACAATATTTGCTATCTCTCTACTCGCCTCTGGCTTGTCATCATCTGCTGTGGGAACAATGGCTGGCCAAGTAATAATGCAGGGATTTATCAGCAGAAAGATACCAATATGGCTTCGAAGACTGATAACTATGTTACCTGCGCTCGTTGTAATAGCCTTAGGCTTAGATCCTACAAGAACTTTGGTTATAAGTCAGGTAGTATTATCCTTTGGAATACCTTTTGCCTTAGTACCATTGCTAATATTCACTAGCAAGCGAAGTATAATTGGGAATCATCTTGTGAACAACAAATTTACTACTGTATTAGCTAGCATTGTGGCTGCACTTATAATAAGTCTAAATGTCTTCCTACTTTACGAAACACTCAGCCAAATCATAAGATAA
- a CDS encoding universal stress protein yields the protein MFKRLLVPLDGSKMAESAIPWSLLIAEKAGSKVLLTHILEKSPPSTIHGEPHIKDLKSAEHYLEELRKRFPPYIEVDIHVHAVPAGNVAASIADHVNEMGADLIILTSHGRQGIRGLILGSIGQQVLRATYAPVLLLKADGVKRDLPKVNCILLPLDGTKQSEKAIPIASNMAEMLEARLLLLLVVPTIGTVRGDQAATARILPLATSAVLELEKDEATQYLEDVRAGLPEKIDANFKVLRGDPVEVVSQEAMRPDIGLVVMASHGHPGFSAIWSASVGSNVQYRIDKPMLLVRP from the coding sequence TTGTTCAAGAGGCTGCTTGTACCATTAGACGGTTCCAAGATGGCAGAATCGGCAATACCCTGGTCGCTACTAATAGCGGAAAAAGCCGGTTCGAAGGTGCTATTAACGCATATATTGGAGAAAAGCCCGCCTAGCACAATACACGGTGAACCTCATATTAAGGATCTTAAGTCAGCAGAGCATTATCTAGAGGAATTGAGGAAGAGATTCCCTCCTTATATTGAGGTAGATATCCATGTTCACGCAGTGCCAGCAGGTAACGTAGCTGCCAGTATAGCTGATCATGTAAACGAGATGGGTGCTGACCTAATTATCTTGACCTCACATGGCAGACAGGGAATAAGAGGTTTGATTCTTGGCAGCATTGGCCAGCAAGTACTGCGTGCTACTTACGCACCAGTCTTGCTCCTGAAGGCAGATGGTGTCAAGAGGGATTTACCAAAGGTCAATTGCATACTTCTACCATTAGATGGTACGAAACAATCTGAAAAAGCTATTCCGATAGCTTCTAATATGGCTGAAATGTTGGAAGCTAGATTACTATTGTTATTAGTAGTACCAACTATCGGAACAGTTAGAGGAGATCAAGCTGCTACTGCAAGGATACTACCTCTGGCTACTTCAGCAGTACTGGAGCTAGAAAAAGATGAAGCTACTCAATACCTTGAGGACGTTAGGGCCGGCCTACCAGAAAAAATAGACGCCAATTTTAAAGTACTAAGAGGAGATCCAGTAGAGGTAGTGTCCCAAGAAGCTATGCGGCCAGATATAGGCTTGGTGGTTATGGCTAGCCATGGACACCCTGGATTCTCAGCTATTTGGTCAGCGAGTGTTGGATCAAATGTACAGTATAGGATAGACAAACCTATGTTGTTGGTAAGGCCCTAG
- a CDS encoding cytochrome C oxidase subunit IV family protein produces the protein MTVSHDASGEAVLEHEENIVGHLHHVVSWQTYLAVYIALVFFTVVTVLVATVHLGEFNTMVALSIAVVKMLLVLLFFMHVRWSGSVLRMIVLAGFIWFMIMVVLTMSDYASRHWDQGGSAAPNVPGVAPVVQQVNSEQSNH, from the coding sequence ATGACGGTATCACATGATGCCTCTGGCGAGGCTGTATTGGAACACGAAGAAAATATTGTTGGTCATCTGCATCATGTTGTCTCCTGGCAGACGTACTTGGCTGTATATATAGCTCTAGTATTTTTTACGGTTGTTACCGTACTTGTAGCCACCGTTCACTTAGGCGAGTTTAATACGATGGTAGCGCTATCTATTGCGGTCGTGAAGATGCTTTTGGTTTTGCTATTCTTCATGCACGTTCGCTGGAGCGGTTCTGTCCTAAGAATGATCGTACTAGCTGGGTTTATATGGTTTATGATTATGGTAGTGTTGACCATGTCCGATTATGCCAGTAGACATTGGGATCAGGGAGGATCTGCTGCGCCCAACGTACCAGGAGTTGCCCCGGTTGTACAGCAAGTAAATAGTGAGCAATCGAATCATTAG
- a CDS encoding cytochrome c oxidase subunit 3 family protein, translated as MADSTVAVTSTQAVEVHHEDPALKHQFDTPEQQYGASMFGMWIFLSTEIMMFGGLFLGYIVYRALYPQAWHEATLHQNWIIGGINTLVLITSSFTVALSIYGAQTNKKRLTVWCLLLTILFAFVFLVNKYIEYSAHYHEGLLPGKWFNTSEYGRQTELFMLFYFVMTGLHGIHVLVGILILSYMAYKAWKNTFHSGYYTPLEVAGLYWHFVDIVWIFLFPLLYLMGGVSFGGGH; from the coding sequence AAACATCAGTTTGATACACCCGAGCAGCAGTACGGGGCGTCCATGTTCGGCATGTGGATTTTCCTCTCCACCGAGATCATGATGTTTGGGGGATTATTTCTGGGCTATATAGTCTATAGGGCCTTATATCCGCAGGCTTGGCATGAAGCCACGCTACATCAAAACTGGATTATTGGTGGAATAAACACCCTTGTACTGATTACCAGTAGTTTCACGGTTGCCTTGTCCATATATGGTGCTCAAACTAATAAGAAAAGACTTACTGTTTGGTGCTTGTTGCTTACTATTCTGTTTGCCTTCGTATTTTTAGTGAACAAGTACATAGAGTATTCAGCTCACTATCATGAAGGCTTACTCCCTGGAAAGTGGTTTAACACCTCTGAGTACGGTCGACAGACTGAGTTGTTCATGTTGTTTTACTTTGTAATGACCGGCCTACATGGTATACATGTACTGGTAGGAATCCTTATATTATCTTATATGGCTTACAAGGCATGGAAAAACACCTTTCACTCTGGGTACTATACTCCCCTCGAGGTAGCTGGCCTTTACTGGCACTTTGTTGATATAGTTTGGATATTCCTGTTCCCATTGCTATATCTTATGGGCGGTGTGTCGTTTGGAGGAGGCCACTAA